ttatttattatttaaaagtttgttATCACCGCATAAAAACTGATTATATGATTTTTCTTATATCTAAATGATGATTTTCTTTAACTAATTCAATTATAATTGTGGTTACGATATTCTACTCAGGCATATCGTAGATTCGTAACAAACTTTCTTTATTCGCGCAGGCATTTTTATGGAAAAGATATATTAACTCTTAGATAGTCTCTATAATTAATGATAAACAACACCATCAGCATCAATCTTCTCTCTTAAACCAACAAAAACTATATGGATTCCCAAACCACATTCGGGTCTTCCTCCGACACTAGTCGTCGTGGCTGGTGGTCACGACCAATAGTTACAATACCAGCAAGTAATGATCGTGACCCCACTTTCAAGGAATCTGCGGTTGTATATTCACCCTTGCTCGCCGGCTTATCCACAACCGTCGCCATATTCTTGATCTTGTCATTCATCGACAAAGCTCACCCTCACCCGAAATTCTCCATCCAATCCGTCGCTGTCTCTCATTCTACTGCCACATGTCACGTCGACTTCCTCGTAAAAAATCCTAGCTCGAGATATTCTATATATTACGACACTGGTGATGCTTCTCTGAGGCTCGGTCATATAAACATCGATGTTTTTAACGTCACTCGTAAACGTAATTACAGAGACCACACGGCTTTCTCGTTGGACTTCACTGCTGGAGAGGTAAATGGAACCGACGTTGGTTCCCGAGAGCTTCATATCAAACTCGGGGGGAAGCACAAGCGTTGCGTAGCTTGTGATGAAGCTGGGCATTTTGATGTAATATGTCAAAATTTGACCCGAAGCCATGAAAATACTAAGAAGATTAAATGTCAATCATATTTTACACGTTTACAGAAGTTTGTTTAAATTAAGTTGAGCTTTTAGTTTCTTTATCTccctgttttattttatttgttttataggTAATTGGTCtatgaagttttatttgttCTTCTTTCCTACGTTATGGAGTAAGATTTTATGCGTATTTATCTAATAAAtagtgatatatatacatatatatatatatcacttattttgcagttatatatatattcttcataACCGTATCTATAAAATGCTTGATTTATTCgagccaaaaaaataaaatagggTTAATTACTGCACAAACGAACTATATCACATAAAGAGTATAACttgttaatattataaataaagcaAACACTCATATAAAAAGTtctgaaaacaaatattaattctcTGATTTGTTGCTTAATACATTAGTAAATAGAAACAAATATGCTACATCGGTAAATAAAATAGTACACTACATAGAAAGAGAAATACTTTGCTACTCACTATTGTatttagcaaacaaaaaaaaagatctttatatttttcatggATTCGTTATGAAATACAAAATGATAGTTTATATGATGAGAAATCTGTACAAAATTGTAATCTTAGGTGGTTGTATGTATTTTCAAACTACAACCCGATGGAACATCTATGTAAACATTAACAAAATGGAACTGTTACACTGGTAAAGAAACAAGGGTATGATATTACGGAAAGTAAAACAAATAGCATGACCATTTTTGTTAATTTCATATGTTTTTGATCGAGTTATCTCAtctaaaatttcaataaatatatacagttctaatttcctctgttttttctgTCAATACAGTTGTAACTTCCTAAGTAGTTCTGATCTCAGTTTTTCCAAAAAGTAGTTCGGATTTTCTTTTGACCATAGTATCTTGCTTTccgtaaaatatttttataaaaaataaccaACTAGATAAACAACAACTTCCCGTAGATTTGCTTGCGGATCTTTTATCAACAAAAGATATATTAcgatattaatataaaaaaacaacattTAATATACTTATCAAAACCTTAACTCAGTTAATCATTCCATAGAGATTTAAAATCATCATGGCTATTTCTCAATGTACCTCTTGTAGACGCATTCCCCAATATTGCCAATGCGGCCGGCAAGCATCCACCACCACATCCGCCCACCCCTACCATCCGCCCTTTGAGATTACTCCAGTTCGTTACTGTGCTTGCTACTCATGTTGGAGTATTGTATTCGTCCTtgtcttttttctcttttcaggAAAATTTTTCTGCGATGATGGCTGTTACTTGGAG
The sequence above is drawn from the Raphanus sativus cultivar WK10039 chromosome 7, ASM80110v3, whole genome shotgun sequence genome and encodes:
- the LOC108816542 gene encoding uncharacterized protein LOC108816542, giving the protein MDSQTTFGSSSDTSRRGWWSRPIVTIPASNDRDPTFKESAVVYSPLLAGLSTTVAIFLILSFIDKAHPHPKFSIQSVAVSHSTATCHVDFLVKNPSSRYSIYYDTGDASLRLGHINIDVFNVTRKRNYRDHTAFSLDFTAGEVNGTDVGSRELHIKLGGKHKRCVACDEAGHFDLFSHSVSVSNAKVNANISTADWRIGLVARSPVTGCEISFHAIKSRLLRGDEVVSETSPSLDDFGQLVTSEENDGPITSVDFKAVVTPGIIGEVVRGYRVEIAAGVSSGFLMVVCDDLPVKFTADPAGNVIGSLLGNMKRCDFVYGDNLNIRV